The following are encoded in a window of Bradyrhizobium sp. WBOS07 genomic DNA:
- a CDS encoding caspase family protein, giving the protein MRARIFNRVPGLAALALLVVVAGPASAEKRIALVVGNSAYRNITPLDNPSKDASLMAETLGTLGFTLVGGRAQLDLDKGAMDIAVQNFGRQVQGADVALFYYAGHGVQVAGSNYLVPVGANPTREADVDFQMTDVNLVLRQMQGSGTRLNLVILDACRNNPFGSRGLRSSDGGLAQMRAPEGTLISYATQPGNVAQDGSDGHSPYTKALATTIRVAGLDVFQTFNQVGLAVKRATAGAQQPWVSSSPIDGTFYFVPPTQAAPPPVAAMQPDHSPAERLRADPDRVPLRDAALLSELSERLYELNFDPDTPDGLTRAITKLQQRIAMAPTGEATEGLLLRLRKMEDLKPWGSIVYGPDSSKWGISWNHASRRAAVADARGNCAGAKCPIELSFFGRSCGAFAISDKSWSLVQREGVQRARDAALDECGKAGKACRIIGSVCADGSGR; this is encoded by the coding sequence ATGCGCGCGAGGATTTTCAATCGCGTCCCGGGGCTGGCCGCGCTGGCGCTGCTCGTCGTCGTCGCGGGGCCCGCGTCGGCCGAGAAGCGCATCGCGCTGGTGGTCGGCAACTCCGCCTACAGGAACATCACGCCGCTCGACAACCCGTCCAAGGATGCGAGCCTGATGGCGGAGACGCTCGGTACGCTCGGCTTCACGCTGGTCGGCGGCCGCGCCCAGCTCGATCTCGACAAGGGCGCGATGGACATCGCGGTGCAGAATTTCGGCCGGCAGGTCCAGGGCGCCGACGTCGCGCTGTTCTACTATGCCGGCCACGGCGTGCAGGTGGCCGGCTCCAACTATCTCGTGCCGGTCGGCGCCAATCCGACCCGCGAGGCCGACGTCGATTTCCAGATGACCGACGTCAACCTCGTGCTGCGCCAGATGCAGGGCTCCGGCACCCGCCTCAACCTCGTGATCCTGGACGCCTGCCGCAACAACCCGTTCGGCTCGCGCGGCCTGCGATCATCGGATGGCGGGCTGGCGCAGATGCGCGCGCCCGAGGGCACGCTGATCTCCTATGCGACCCAGCCCGGCAACGTCGCGCAGGACGGCAGCGACGGTCACAGCCCCTATACGAAAGCGCTGGCGACCACGATCCGCGTCGCGGGCCTCGACGTATTCCAGACCTTCAACCAGGTCGGCCTCGCCGTGAAGCGCGCCACCGCGGGGGCGCAGCAGCCCTGGGTGTCGTCCTCGCCGATCGACGGCACGTTCTACTTCGTGCCGCCCACGCAAGCTGCACCGCCACCGGTCGCGGCGATGCAACCCGATCATTCGCCTGCCGAACGTTTGCGCGCCGATCCCGACCGCGTCCCCTTGCGCGATGCGGCGCTGCTCAGTGAGCTCAGCGAACGACTCTACGAGCTCAATTTCGATCCTGACACGCCTGACGGCCTGACGCGCGCCATCACGAAGCTGCAACAGCGCATCGCCATGGCCCCGACAGGCGAAGCCACCGAGGGCCTGCTGCTGCGATTGCGGAAGATGGAGGATCTCAAGCCGTGGGGCTCGATCGTCTACGGGCCCGACAGCAGCAAATGGGGCATCTCGTGGAATCACGCCTCGCGGCGCGCAGCGGTGGCGGATGCCCGCGGCAATTGCGCCGGCGCCAAATGCCCGATCGAGCTTTCGTTCTTCGGCAGAAGCTGCGGCGCCTTTGCGATCTCCGACAAGTCCTGGTCGCTGGTCCAGCGCGAGGGCGTGCAGCGCGCCCGGGACGCTGCGCTTGACGAATGCGGCAAGGCTGGCAAAGCTTGCCGCATTATCGGATCCGTCTGTGCCGACGGCTCCGGCCGCTGA
- the mltG gene encoding endolytic transglycosylase MltG, which produces MSERPPISPRSPRAALEPEQLPPPPKRSDRARNPFVVVGNAIITLLLIAMLGAGGVYYYGRQVLEAPGPLKDDKIVNIPQRAGKRDIAETLNREGVTDINPWVFIASVAALKASSDLKPGEYSFQKNASLRDVIATIVEGKVVQHAVTIPEGLTSEQIVARLSDNDIFTGSVRELPREGTLLPETYKFPRGTPREQVVQRMQQAHKRVLAEIWERRNQDIPVKTPEQLVTLASIVEKETGRADERSRVAAVFVNRLKQRIKLQSDPTIIYGLVGGKGTLGRPIKRSEITQPSPYNTYVIEGLPPGPISNPGRASLEAAANPARTRDLYFVADGSGGHAFTETYDAHQKNVAKLRAMEKQIQNDTVEPPEEAPPPAAAAPGAADTPTATTPARPNQQKKPPAARPPAPAPARQGAVQPSPPVVQR; this is translated from the coding sequence ATGAGTGAAAGGCCGCCCATCTCGCCCCGGAGTCCGCGGGCAGCGCTCGAGCCCGAGCAGCTCCCGCCGCCGCCGAAGCGTTCGGACCGCGCGCGCAATCCTTTCGTGGTCGTCGGCAATGCCATCATCACCCTTCTGCTGATCGCCATGCTCGGCGCCGGCGGCGTCTATTATTACGGCCGCCAGGTGCTCGAGGCGCCCGGGCCGCTGAAAGACGACAAGATCGTCAACATCCCGCAGCGCGCCGGCAAGCGCGACATCGCCGAGACGCTGAACCGGGAAGGCGTCACCGACATCAATCCCTGGGTGTTCATCGCCAGCGTTGCCGCGTTGAAGGCGAGCTCGGACCTCAAGCCGGGTGAATATTCGTTCCAGAAGAACGCCTCGCTCCGCGACGTCATCGCCACCATCGTCGAGGGCAAGGTGGTGCAGCATGCCGTCACGATTCCGGAGGGGCTGACCTCCGAGCAGATCGTGGCGCGCCTGTCCGACAACGACATCTTCACCGGCAGCGTGCGCGAGCTGCCGCGCGAGGGCACGTTGTTGCCGGAGACCTACAAGTTCCCGCGCGGCACGCCGCGCGAGCAGGTGGTCCAGCGCATGCAGCAGGCGCACAAGCGCGTGCTCGCCGAGATCTGGGAGCGTCGCAATCAGGACATTCCGGTCAAGACGCCGGAGCAACTGGTGACGCTGGCCTCGATCGTGGAGAAGGAGACCGGCAGGGCCGACGAGCGCAGCCGCGTCGCCGCGGTGTTCGTCAATCGCCTGAAGCAGCGGATCAAGCTGCAGTCCGATCCGACCATCATCTACGGGCTGGTCGGCGGCAAGGGCACGCTGGGGCGCCCGATCAAGCGCAGCGAGATCACGCAGCCTTCGCCCTACAACACCTATGTGATCGAAGGCCTGCCGCCGGGCCCGATCTCCAATCCCGGCCGCGCCTCGCTGGAGGCCGCCGCCAATCCGGCCCGCACCCGCGACCTCTATTTCGTCGCCGACGGCAGCGGCGGGCATGCCTTTACCGAAACCTACGACGCGCACCAGAAGAACGTGGCCAAGCTGCGCGCGATGGAGAAGCAGATCCAGAACGACACGGTCGAGCCGCCCGAGGAAGCGCCGCCGCCCGCCGCCGCTGCCCCCGGAGCCGCCGATACGCCGACGGCGACCACGCCGGCGCGGCCCAATCAGCAGAAGAAGCCGCCGGCGGCACGCCCGCCGGCTCCGGCACCGGCGCGGCAGGGCGCGGTGCAGCCGTCGCCGCCGGTGGTCCAGCGCTAG
- a CDS encoding cupin: MPIKDQVKNFARKLVEDRPDAAALRALVRARKPAALHFRDDGIVPNNPKFPALLYRGAVKLTSRRFPPDVIIDTMFDANGWGRSWRDTVYDFVHYHSQIHEVMGVARGTARIECGGIKGRILRVKAGDVLVLPAGTGHRLIESSRDFLVVGAYPQDGTYDECTDTRERPDAIKRIAKVRKPKADPVLGPGGPLLRSWRKERSRSRSGG, from the coding sequence ATGCCGATCAAGGATCAGGTCAAGAATTTCGCCAGGAAGCTGGTGGAGGATCGTCCCGATGCCGCGGCGCTGCGGGCGCTGGTGCGGGCGCGAAAGCCGGCCGCGCTGCATTTTCGCGACGACGGCATCGTGCCGAACAATCCGAAATTTCCGGCGTTGCTCTATCGCGGGGCGGTGAAGCTGACGAGCCGGCGCTTTCCCCCTGACGTCATCATCGACACGATGTTCGATGCGAATGGCTGGGGCCGGTCATGGCGCGATACGGTGTATGACTTCGTCCATTATCATTCGCAGATCCACGAGGTGATGGGCGTGGCACGCGGCACGGCCAGGATCGAGTGCGGCGGCATCAAGGGCCGGATCTTGCGCGTCAAGGCCGGAGACGTTCTGGTGCTTCCCGCGGGCACCGGACACCGGCTCATCGAATCCAGTCGGGACTTTCTGGTGGTCGGCGCCTATCCGCAGGACGGGACCTACGACGAGTGCACCGACACGCGCGAGCGTCCCGACGCCATCAAGCGCATCGCCAAGGTCCGCAAGCCGAAGGCCGATCCGGTCCTCGGACCCGGCGGCCCACTGCTGCGCTCGTGGCGGAAAGAGCGGTCGCGATCGCGATCCGGCGGGTAG
- a CDS encoding YicC/YloC family endoribonuclease, with the protein MALSSMTGFARCHGASGPYTFEWELKSVNAKGFDLRVRLPQGFDELEAYAKKRAGELLSRGTVYANLNVKRANSAATVRVNEDVLNAVLKAAAMIAGKVDAVAPSIDGLLAIKGVVEVAEPEGDEEEDKAARAAAAEAFDKALAELVAMRKREGTSLGQILTQRVDEIEQLAKKAEASPGRRPEAIKARLTEQIAALLDTSDRFDSDRLMQEAILIATKADIREELDRIASHIAQARELIGKGGPIGRKLDFLAQEFHREVNTCCSKSNDIELTNTGLAMKNVVEQFREQVQNLE; encoded by the coding sequence ATGGCGTTGTCGTCCATGACCGGCTTTGCGAGATGCCACGGCGCAAGCGGGCCGTACACGTTCGAGTGGGAATTGAAGTCCGTCAACGCCAAGGGCTTCGACCTCAGGGTGCGGCTGCCGCAGGGCTTCGACGAGCTCGAGGCCTACGCCAAGAAGCGCGCCGGCGAGCTTCTGTCGCGCGGCACCGTCTACGCCAATCTCAACGTCAAGCGCGCCAACTCCGCCGCGACGGTTCGCGTCAACGAGGACGTGCTCAACGCGGTCCTGAAGGCGGCCGCCATGATCGCCGGCAAGGTCGACGCGGTGGCGCCGAGCATCGACGGCCTGCTCGCCATCAAGGGCGTCGTCGAGGTCGCCGAGCCCGAGGGGGACGAGGAGGAGGACAAGGCCGCGCGTGCCGCTGCCGCCGAGGCCTTCGACAAGGCGCTCGCCGAGCTCGTCGCGATGCGTAAGCGCGAGGGCACTTCGCTCGGCCAGATCCTGACCCAGCGCGTGGACGAGATCGAGCAATTGGCGAAGAAGGCGGAAGCTTCGCCCGGTCGCAGGCCGGAGGCGATCAAGGCAAGGCTCACCGAGCAGATCGCTGCGCTGCTCGACACCTCCGACCGGTTCGATTCCGACCGTCTGATGCAGGAGGCAATCCTGATCGCCACCAAGGCCGACATCCGCGAGGAGCTCGACCGCATCGCATCCCACATCGCGCAGGCGCGCGAGCTGATCGGCAAGGGCGGCCCGATCGGCCGCAAGCTCGACTTCCTGGCGCAGGAGTTTCACCGCGAGGTCAACACCTGCTGCTCGAAGTCGAACGACATCGAGCTGACCAATACGGGGCTGGCCATGAAGAACGTGGTCGAGCAGTTCCGTGAGCAGGTCCAGAATCTGGAGTGA
- the gmk gene encoding guanylate kinase, translated as MTTGDHGTDGVERRGLMFVLSSPSGAGKTTLSRMLLDREPGLKMSVSATTRAKRPGEVEGRDYFFVDKPRFEAMVKGDELLEWATVFDNLYGTPRAPVEAALSAGKDVLFDIDWQGTQQLHQKASVDVVRVFILPPSAADLEKRLHSRAQDSDEVIRKRMSRASHEMSHWAEYDYIVINHDVDEAFAEVQSILKAERLKRERRIGLVGFVRGLQGQLQG; from the coding sequence ATGACGACGGGCGATCACGGAACTGACGGTGTGGAGCGGCGCGGCTTGATGTTCGTGCTGTCCTCGCCCTCGGGCGCGGGCAAGACCACGCTGTCGCGGATGTTGCTCGACCGAGAGCCCGGCCTGAAGATGTCAGTGTCGGCGACCACGCGTGCGAAGCGACCCGGGGAGGTCGAGGGTCGTGACTACTTTTTCGTCGACAAGCCGCGCTTCGAAGCGATGGTGAAGGGCGACGAGTTGCTCGAATGGGCCACTGTGTTCGACAATCTCTACGGCACGCCGCGTGCTCCGGTGGAGGCGGCACTGTCTGCCGGAAAGGACGTGCTGTTCGACATCGACTGGCAGGGCACGCAGCAACTGCATCAGAAAGCCAGCGTCGACGTCGTCCGCGTCTTCATCCTGCCACCCTCGGCGGCCGACCTCGAAAAGCGCCTGCATTCGCGCGCGCAGGATTCCGACGAGGTGATCCGCAAGCGCATGAGCCGCGCCAGCCACGAGATGAGCCACTGGGCCGAGTACGACTACATCGTCATCAACCACGACGTCGATGAGGCCTTCGCCGAGGTGCAGTCGATCCTGAAGGCCGAGCGCCTCAAGCGCGAGCGGCGGATTGGCCTCGTTGGTTTCGTGCGAGGTTTGCAAGGCCAGCTGCAGGGCTAG
- a CDS encoding Crp/Fnr family transcriptional regulator, giving the protein MPHPKFIARLQAIEDLSEDERRQIAALPSTLRQVADGEIVLRQGEPVSRCVFVVHGFLYQARIVGDRSQILAFHVPGDMPCLHTLLVAPMDADLVGLGPTIVGTVAHSQLKQLLDGSMHLTRAFWRETLIDAAISRQWIARLGAQAALARVAHLICELAARLEMVGLVTDGCFQMPMTQRHVADACGLSIVHVNRTIQELRQRRLIAWEGSEIELLQPGELRKLADFTPDYLT; this is encoded by the coding sequence ATGCCGCATCCGAAGTTCATCGCGCGTCTGCAGGCCATCGAAGACCTGTCCGAGGACGAACGCCGACAGATCGCCGCCCTTCCCTCCACGCTGCGCCAGGTCGCCGACGGAGAGATCGTGCTGCGCCAGGGCGAGCCCGTCTCTCGCTGCGTCTTCGTCGTGCACGGCTTCCTCTACCAGGCCCGCATCGTCGGCGACCGCAGCCAGATCCTCGCCTTTCACGTTCCCGGCGACATGCCCTGCCTGCACACGCTGCTGGTCGCGCCGATGGATGCCGACCTCGTCGGCCTCGGACCGACCATCGTCGGCACCGTCGCGCACAGCCAGCTCAAGCAGCTTCTCGACGGCTCGATGCATTTGACTCGCGCGTTCTGGCGCGAGACGTTGATCGATGCGGCGATCTCGCGGCAATGGATCGCCCGCCTCGGAGCGCAGGCGGCCCTGGCCAGGGTCGCGCACCTCATCTGCGAGCTCGCCGCACGGCTGGAGATGGTCGGCCTCGTCACGGACGGCTGCTTCCAGATGCCGATGACGCAGCGCCACGTTGCAGATGCCTGCGGCCTCTCGATCGTCCACGTTAATCGCACCATCCAGGAGCTGAGGCAGCGCAGGTTGATCGCCTGGGAGGGCAGCGAGATCGAGCTGCTGCAACCCGGGGAGCTGCGCAAGCTTGCGGATTTCACGCCCGACTATCTGACCTGA
- the fabF gene encoding beta-ketoacyl-ACP synthase II encodes MRRVVVTGLGMVSPLGCGVEPTWKRILNGESGARAIESFDVSDLQTKYACTVVRGDGSNGTFNPDKWMEPKDQRKVDDFIIFGMAAAGQALDDANWHPESEEDKCATGSMIGSGIGGLSGIAETAILLKERGPRRVSPFFIPGRLINLASGYVSIAHGLKGPNHAVVTACSTGAHAVGDAARLIALGDADVMVAGGAESPISRIGIAGFNAARALSTGFNETPEKASRPYDKDRDGFVMGEGAGVLVLEELEHARRRGARIYAEVIGYGLSGDAYHITSPSPDGDGGFRSMSAALKRAGLTASDLDYINAHGTSTPLGDEIELGAVERLLGNAASKVAMSSTKSSTGHLLGAAGAIEAIFAILAIRDNVVPPTINLDNPSVETAIDLVPHVAKKREVNVALSNSFGFGGTNASVIVRRLAD; translated from the coding sequence ATGAGGCGGGTTGTCGTCACTGGTCTCGGCATGGTGTCGCCGCTCGGCTGCGGCGTCGAACCGACCTGGAAACGCATCCTCAACGGCGAAAGCGGCGCGCGCGCGATCGAGAGCTTCGATGTCTCCGATCTTCAGACGAAATACGCCTGCACCGTCGTGCGCGGCGACGGCAGCAACGGCACTTTCAATCCCGACAAGTGGATGGAGCCGAAGGACCAGCGCAAGGTCGACGACTTCATCATCTTCGGCATGGCCGCGGCCGGCCAGGCGCTCGACGACGCCAACTGGCACCCCGAATCCGAAGAGGACAAGTGCGCGACCGGAAGCATGATCGGATCCGGCATCGGCGGCCTCAGCGGCATCGCCGAAACCGCGATCCTGTTGAAGGAGCGCGGACCACGCCGGGTGTCGCCGTTCTTCATTCCGGGCCGGCTGATCAATCTCGCCTCCGGCTACGTCTCGATCGCGCACGGGCTGAAAGGGCCGAACCATGCCGTCGTCACGGCCTGCTCGACCGGCGCGCACGCGGTCGGCGATGCCGCCCGTCTGATCGCGCTGGGTGATGCCGACGTGATGGTCGCAGGCGGCGCCGAGTCGCCGATCAGCCGCATCGGTATCGCCGGCTTCAATGCCGCGCGCGCGCTTTCGACCGGCTTCAATGAGACCCCCGAGAAGGCCTCGCGTCCCTACGACAAGGACCGCGACGGCTTCGTGATGGGCGAGGGCGCCGGCGTCCTGGTGCTGGAGGAGCTCGAGCACGCCAGGCGCCGCGGCGCGAGGATCTATGCCGAGGTGATCGGCTACGGTCTGTCGGGTGATGCCTATCACATTACCTCGCCGTCGCCCGACGGCGATGGCGGCTTCCGCAGCATGTCGGCCGCGCTCAAGCGCGCCGGCCTGACCGCGTCCGATCTCGACTACATCAACGCCCACGGCACCTCGACACCGCTCGGCGACGAGATCGAGCTCGGTGCCGTCGAGCGTTTGCTCGGCAATGCCGCCTCCAAGGTCGCGATGTCCTCGACGAAATCGTCGACCGGTCATCTGCTCGGCGCGGCCGGTGCGATCGAGGCGATCTTCGCCATCCTCGCGATTCGCGATAATGTCGTGCCGCCGACGATCAACCTCGACAATCCGTCGGTGGAGACCGCGATCGACCTCGTGCCGCACGTTGCGAAGAAGCGTGAGGTCAATGTTGCCTTGTCGAACTCGTTTGGTTTTGGCGGTACCAATGCGTCGGTGATCGTCCGACGTTTGGCCGATTAG
- a CDS encoding fatty acid desaturase family protein yields MTALRMRARDFLTDDQLADVRRRVTWKGVALIAHAWALIVGAIALVAWWPNPVTYVLAVAIIGSRQLGLAILMHDGAHGCLSADEKTNLALSQWLCAYPLFAETRSYRRYHLQHHARTQQEDDPDLVLSAPFPITKLSYRRKFIRDITGRTGYQQRKAQLLNALGARDWPWRQRLTHFWDKLGPQCIVNALMFAACAAAGVWWAYPLLWLVPLLTWMMVITRIRNIAEHAVVPDSSDPLRNTRTTHAGFLERLFIAPYYVNYHLEHHLLFYVPCYNLPKVHRLLSASRYAGRMEVQPGYAAVLRLATARPDRDDRRGELVNSARRAQAGAKVDANQTAGGF; encoded by the coding sequence ATGACCGCGCTTCGCATGCGTGCCCGTGATTTCCTGACCGACGACCAACTTGCCGACGTGCGCCGGCGCGTGACCTGGAAAGGCGTTGCGCTGATCGCGCACGCCTGGGCGCTGATCGTTGGCGCGATTGCCTTGGTCGCGTGGTGGCCCAATCCGGTCACCTATGTCCTCGCCGTCGCGATCATCGGCTCGCGCCAGCTGGGCCTCGCGATCCTGATGCATGACGGCGCCCATGGCTGCCTGTCCGCCGACGAGAAGACCAATCTGGCCCTGAGCCAATGGTTGTGTGCCTATCCGCTGTTTGCGGAGACGCGCAGTTACCGGCGTTACCACCTGCAGCACCATGCGCGCACGCAGCAGGAGGACGATCCCGATCTCGTGCTGTCGGCGCCGTTTCCGATCACGAAGCTGAGCTATCGCCGCAAGTTCATTCGCGACATCACCGGACGGACCGGCTACCAGCAGCGCAAGGCGCAGCTGCTCAACGCGCTCGGCGCGAGGGACTGGCCGTGGCGCCAACGCCTCACTCATTTCTGGGACAAGCTCGGTCCGCAATGCATCGTCAATGCGCTGATGTTCGCCGCGTGCGCGGCGGCCGGCGTGTGGTGGGCCTACCCGCTGTTATGGCTGGTGCCGCTCCTGACCTGGATGATGGTCATCACCCGCATCCGCAACATCGCCGAGCACGCCGTCGTCCCCGACAGCAGCGATCCCTTGCGCAACACCCGCACCACGCATGCCGGTTTTCTCGAGCGGCTGTTCATCGCGCCGTACTACGTGAACTATCACCTCGAGCATCACCTGCTGTTCTACGTGCCCTGCTACAATCTGCCGAAGGTGCATCGGCTGCTGAGCGCGAGCCGCTATGCCGGCCGCATGGAGGTGCAGCCGGGCTATGCCGCGGTGCTGCGGCTGGCGACGGCGAGGCCCGATCGGGATGACCGGCGAGGTGAGTTGGTGAACAGCGCGCGCCGTGCGCAGGCGGGGGCGAAGGTCGACGCCAACCAGACTGCCGGCGGGTTTTGA
- a CDS encoding acyl carrier protein, translated as MSDIGERVKKIVVEHLGVEPEKVVDNASFIDDLGADSLDTVELVMAFEEEFGCEIPDDAAETILTVGDATKFLEKNAKS; from the coding sequence ATGAGTGACATTGGCGAGCGGGTTAAGAAGATCGTGGTCGAACACCTTGGTGTTGAACCCGAGAAGGTTGTCGACAACGCGAGCTTCATCGACGACCTCGGCGCCGACAGTCTGGACACCGTCGAGCTGGTGATGGCGTTCGAAGAGGAATTCGGTTGCGAGATTCCGGACGACGCCGCGGAGACGATTCTCACCGTCGGCGATGCCACGAAGTTTCTCGAGAAGAACGCGAAGAGCTGA
- the fabD gene encoding ACP S-malonyltransferase: MTAAFTFPGQGSQAVGMGKALADAFPVARAVFDEVDAALSEKLTAIIWDGPAETLQLTENAQPALMAVSIATLRVLEAEAGFSVGRDAAFVAGHSLGEYSALAAAGSLTVSDTARLLRTRGLAMQKAVPVGAGAMAALLGLDYEAAMEVANEAAQGQVCQAANDNGGGQVVVSGDKAAVDRAVEIAKAKGAKRAMLLPVSAPFHCRLMQPAADAMAEALSKVTIKAPAAPLVSNVLASAITDPDEIRRRLVEQVTGTVRWRESVAYMAGQGVTRFFEIGAGKVLTGLVKRIADGAVGVAVGGPNDIAAAKDALAAAKQA, encoded by the coding sequence ATGACGGCAGCATTCACATTTCCGGGGCAGGGGTCCCAGGCGGTCGGCATGGGCAAGGCCCTGGCCGACGCCTTTCCGGTGGCGCGCGCCGTGTTCGACGAGGTCGATGCCGCGCTGTCCGAGAAGCTGACGGCCATCATCTGGGATGGTCCGGCCGAAACGCTCCAGCTCACCGAAAACGCCCAGCCGGCGCTAATGGCGGTGTCCATCGCCACCCTGCGCGTGCTGGAGGCCGAGGCCGGATTTTCCGTGGGACGAGACGCGGCCTTCGTCGCCGGACATTCGCTCGGTGAATATTCGGCGCTCGCTGCGGCCGGCAGCCTGACGGTGTCGGATACCGCCCGTCTGCTTCGCACTCGCGGTCTCGCAATGCAAAAGGCCGTCCCGGTCGGCGCCGGCGCAATGGCCGCGCTGCTCGGCCTCGACTACGAGGCCGCCATGGAGGTGGCCAACGAGGCGGCGCAGGGGCAGGTCTGCCAGGCCGCCAACGACAATGGCGGCGGGCAGGTGGTGGTCTCGGGCGACAAGGCTGCGGTCGATCGCGCCGTCGAGATCGCAAAGGCCAAGGGCGCCAAGCGTGCGATGCTGCTGCCGGTGTCCGCCCCGTTCCATTGCAGGCTGATGCAGCCCGCCGCCGACGCCATGGCGGAGGCGCTGTCGAAGGTCACGATCAAGGCGCCGGCCGCGCCGCTGGTGTCGAACGTGCTGGCGAGCGCCATCACCGATCCCGACGAGATCCGCCGTCGCCTGGTCGAGCAGGTCACCGGAACGGTGCGCTGGCGCGAGTCGGTGGCCTATATGGCAGGGCAGGGCGTCACCCGATTCTTCGAGATCGGCGCCGGCAAGGTGCTGACCGGTCTCGTCAAGCGCATCGCGGACGGTGCCGTCGGCGTTGCGGTCGGCGGTCCCAATGACATCGCCGCCGCCAAGGATGCACTGGCCGCTGCGAAGCAGGCCTAG
- the fabG gene encoding 3-oxoacyl-[acyl-carrier-protein] reductase, translated as MFDLTGKKALVTGATGGIGGAIAQALHAQGATVAISGTRKEVLDELAGKLGERVFVLPCNLSKADEVEALVPAAEAAMGQVDILIANAGITRDNLFVQLRDEDWEEVINVNLTATFRLARAATKLMMRKRFGRIIAITSVVGVTGNPGQGNYTASKAGLIGMIKTLGAEYARRGVTANCIAPGFIKTPMTDALNDKQREMILTKVPAARLGTPEDIAAAAVYLSSNEAAYVTGQTIHVNGGMAMI; from the coding sequence ATGTTCGATCTGACTGGCAAGAAGGCGCTCGTCACCGGCGCCACCGGGGGCATCGGCGGCGCGATCGCGCAGGCGCTGCACGCGCAGGGCGCGACCGTCGCGATCTCGGGAACGCGCAAGGAAGTGCTGGACGAGCTTGCCGGCAAGCTCGGCGAGCGCGTCTTTGTGTTGCCCTGCAATCTCTCCAAGGCCGACGAGGTCGAGGCGCTGGTGCCCGCCGCGGAAGCCGCGATGGGCCAGGTCGACATCCTCATCGCCAATGCCGGCATCACCCGCGACAATCTCTTCGTGCAGCTGCGTGACGAGGATTGGGAGGAGGTCATCAACGTCAATCTGACCGCGACCTTCCGCCTCGCGCGTGCCGCCACCAAGCTGATGATGCGCAAGCGCTTCGGCCGCATCATCGCCATCACCTCGGTGGTCGGCGTCACCGGCAATCCCGGGCAGGGCAACTACACCGCCTCGAAGGCGGGCCTGATCGGCATGATCAAGACGCTGGGCGCCGAATACGCCAGGCGCGGCGTGACCGCGAACTGCATCGCGCCGGGCTTCATCAAGACGCCGATGACCGACGCGCTCAACGACAAGCAGCGCGAAATGATTCTGACCAAGGTTCCGGCTGCCCGTCTGGGGACGCCCGAGGACATCGCCGCGGCGGCCGTGTACCTGAGCTCGAACGAAGCAGCCTACGTCACCGGCCAGACCATCCACGTCAACGGCGGCATGGCCATGATCTGA
- a CDS encoding TetR/AcrR family transcriptional regulator C-terminal domain-containing protein has protein sequence MAGESIEAPFEASAGDPKHAARATRSAGRKMRSLLLDAASPLFRERGLSGTAITDIAAAANAFPSQITYYFRTKEALFVECACRELLYLARATEQAALTARTPRDYTHALAQTVTASDSVAFFAEALTLTRRRQDLAPLVERTIERLHGEGARAYASQVARHGWRSLRAPDESSRRFWAVAIGVILEGYAMGRSPEELCAEMLRVLGEQAKSTDAARLRLVEARDATTTPDEES, from the coding sequence ATGGCGGGAGAATCGATCGAGGCTCCGTTCGAGGCGTCGGCGGGCGATCCGAAGCACGCTGCGCGCGCGACACGGTCGGCCGGCCGCAAGATGCGCTCGCTGCTGCTGGATGCGGCCAGTCCGCTGTTTCGGGAGCGGGGACTGTCGGGCACGGCGATCACCGACATCGCGGCCGCGGCAAACGCATTTCCCAGCCAGATCACCTATTACTTCCGCACCAAGGAGGCGCTGTTCGTCGAATGCGCCTGCCGCGAGCTCTTGTATCTGGCGCGTGCGACCGAGCAGGCGGCGCTGACGGCGCGGACGCCGCGGGACTACACCCACGCCCTGGCGCAGACCGTGACGGCGAGCGATTCCGTCGCCTTCTTCGCCGAAGCGCTGACATTGACGCGGCGCCGCCAGGATCTCGCCCCGCTCGTCGAGCGCACCATCGAGCGCCTGCACGGCGAAGGCGCGCGCGCCTATGCGAGCCAGGTGGCACGGCACGGCTGGCGTTCGCTGCGTGCGCCCGACGAAAGCTCGCGGCGGTTCTGGGCCGTCGCCATCGGCGTCATTCTCGAAGGCTATGCGATGGGCCGCTCGCCCGAGGAGCTCTGCGCCGAGATGCTGCGGGTGCTCGGCGAGCAGGCGAAATCCACCGACGCGGCGCGCCTGCGCCTTGTCGAGGCGCGTGACGCAACGACCACGCCGGACGAGGAGAGCTAG